From Camelina sativa cultivar DH55 chromosome 5, Cs, whole genome shotgun sequence:
AGATGAGATTTTAACAGTCCTCCAAATGAGAACATTTTGTTACTTCCAAAAAAGATTACAACTCCTCAAGAAAATCTTGAAACAATCATCAGTCTTTCTAACAAAGAATGTTTTACAAAGATCAAGAACTCAAATCCAAAAAGACCCACAAGGAACTATCTCATCAAGAACTCTCAAAATCCTAAAACACTAAAGAGACCTAACTCATCTGTCTTCACAAATCTCTGAACCcgaacaaaaaaaccaaaactttatgAAAAGGATTCATAAGTTATAATACCCCAAATGGCCAATTCAACTAGACGTCCTGAGCAAGAAGATACTGAGTTCTTGAGCCGAGTTAGCATCCGGGTTAATGAGATGAAACGACTCGGAGTCAGAGCTACCAACAACATGCTCATAATTGGCCCTCATATACATAACCTCATCAGCATCCGAATCACCCGACCCGGATCCAGAAGGCAACACACCCGCACCAACCGTCATCGACTCCAACCTCTTCAACATCATCCTCGTCTCTTCATTAGCGCTTCTCCTCACAGCAAACCCTAGCTTCCTCCCGTTACAAAACATCGTCCAAACGGGTACGGATCTCAGCAAACACGACTTCAACTCGGGTCGGGTCGGACACTCCAAAGCAACACGAACGAGACCCGAACCCATCTCCTGAACCAACTGGCTCGTAGCTATAGAAAGCTCGAGGAGAAGGATTGGTTTAACAGAGAGACGGTCGTGCTGAACGCAGAACCACACGTGTCCTTTTCTTCTACCAAATATAGTACCAATCACCATCGTCTTGGAAGGTCTCTGCGGCACAGTCACGGCGGAGAGGTTGTAGTAGTCGTCGGAGGCGGCGGAAGTAACTACAGCCTCAGAGGAAGAGGCGGATGAAGAAGCTGAATCTTGAACGTCGATGTCGTCTCTAAGGGAAGTGCTGAGACGTTTCTTGGAAGCTCCGATGGAAGTTGTTGCTCCTCCGGGGAACGATACGGTGGTTGGATTCGTCTGAGGTGTGATACATGGAAGAAGAAATCGACGGAGTGAGTCGATTTTGGTcatctcttctttatttctctttgGAAAGATGAaatgagttttttgttttttttgttttctttttctgagaGTTTGCAGAGAGAAATCtgaaaaactctgtttcttgtgtTTGCTTTTTATATAAAGGAAGCgcgaaacagagaagagagagagagagagagaacaagagaaGATCCGTTGTGGGCTTTGACTGGGTTTTGACTGTGTTTTACACGTGGATTTTTGTGGATTGGACACGTGGAAAGTGAATCTTggattctttgtttcttttctgaaaaagttttttttttttttttattataggtgatgaattgatgattatGGAAAAATGTTTCACCGGTGAATCGGAAACTCATTTggtcagtttttgttttgttgctgtGACTTTACGGTACGGTCTATGTATGATGTATCGCAATTACTACTGCTTAACGTTTTacaaagtgaaagaagaagaaagctttagaaaaaaaagagttatctTGTGCTGATTTCAAGAAATTGGTCAAATACTATATTTGTGTCTCactttgacaaaagaaaaaaaaagagagataatagataccctcttctttttttattaaactgtcgttttaaagttttcttttttttttttggcttaaaaagaagaatataataaGTTTACATTTCCAATAGTCCATTTCCAATATGATTTTTGGAACTAGATCTATTACTTTACTCTccttattttgaaaaaaaaaacttaatagtACTAAGTTAACTCATTATCATCTAATCTATGGTAGTATAATCTTATGGTTTGACTAAGTAACAACATATATGTATTTTGGTAGAGTTACGACATATATGTAGCCATGTAGGAGTATTAGTTTCATAAAATGTGTGAAAAAGTATTAGAGAAAGCTTATGAGAGGAGTGGGCAGCTAAAtcagaagcaaaacaaacatgCACAATGTCACCATATTAAAACAGAGATTCATCTCATAGTATCTAATAAAATATGCATACTCGTATATAGTTCAAGGTTATAGATTATTAATAAGGATATGAGTATATGTCAAAGAATCAATTAAAGCTTTAGAGATACACATCAATCATGTTAAGTTACTAGCAAAACCAGATAGCGGAATCTCTTATCTATTTCATTGATCCAGAACAAGAACCTGCTCTTCAAAAGCCCTTTCAGATTATCAATAGAAATGTCACAAGGGGGGACGCTCAAGAATTTGATAATGGGAACTCAGGCATTCCGAACAAATTCTAGGTCGCGACACAGACctgttttaatttattgtttgcatGATATTGGAGGTGAGACAAATCGCGCGCCACATGAAAAACAAAGTACTTGAACTATATAGTAGAAAACTTTCTTTTTAAGTATAAGGCAAAAAGCAGTGAATCATATATAAAAGGAACTAGGAAAGAGTAAGCTGCCTGAATCAACATTCTTTTGCAAGGCTTGATACAACCACAAAGCAACTCTTGTTTATCCGTCTTGCTCACAGGAGAACTCCTGAATATGTCAAGAGAGATATCCAAGTCTCCCCATTGTGTGAAGAGGTTTGACACAAACGATCCAAATGGTTGAACAGTAGCACCTAACAACAATATATACCAGATCAGATAAATATGGGAGATTTTCATTCTAGTTACAGAACAAGAATAGTGAATGGGAAAGAGTAACAACATTGAACAACTTTTACTGTTCTGCAATTAAAACCTTGAGTAGAGATTACCTTAACTGAAAGCTCTAACTTTTATTTAAATCTTTccataatttgatattttattaatttatcgatacattaataatttataatttgatcttttattaatttatccatgaattattaattattaatttattgataaattaaaatctctataagaggtcctaacattattaatttatagaagattTACTATACTTGCATATACCTAAACATgcttaatttaataatattttgaagatCATATTGAACAAACCACATTGCACAAGTAATGtgcattattatatataattaacctcAATTACGACAAGTATTTGCTActaagtttttgaattttatgtattttagttCTCAATTCCGTTTctgttataaaattttctttcaaCAAAAAGTGTTTGGCTTTCACTGTTCCATACTCTACTACTTTATAATCCACTTTGTAACACTGACCTCATCAAAGAAGATTATGCATGGTGAGCATGTCCTAGCACGACTGAATCCCTAGTATCCTTTTCGGTCTCTCCAACATACTTGTTCAGATGCTCTGGACCCTATAcatcaataatatgaaaaagcTAGAAAGTCAGAAAAGATCAAAAAGTTTAAAGTGTTTTCAGCCTCCATacgcaaaacataaattatccaAAGGAAACCTAGATGTGGATATAGTTGACTCCTGCCTCGTTAGCAACCGCCTGTGCAACCAAAGTCTTACCACAACCTGGAGGTCCATAGAGTAAAAAAACCCGTCTCTAAGCAACGTTCGAATCCCTGAAAATGAGATGAACTACGCCTTAATAAGGCACATCATAGAATGCAATATGTGTGTATTCTTCTCAATTATCAAGCACTACCTTGTCTCAAACCACATTAAGATAAAAGAAGTCACTAGCCAAATTCTTTGTTTACTTAATTGATTATTACCTTGCATTTTTTCCGGAAATTTAATGGTAAAATAACATGGTCATTAATTAAACTCCTCTCTTAGATGATCAAGTTCAAGGCCACCAACATCATCCCACGTTACATCAGGCCTAGTAGAGAATCGTTCTCTAGCTAAACTAGGTTGAACTTCTCTAGCTAAACTAGGTTGTAACTTAACAACCCTAAGGATATCTATAGTTCACATTTCTCCTCTACAAAGGTAAGTGATTTATGGAACAATGTAACCTGCAAAGAATCATAAGGCAAGAATAAGTGTGTGAAGTTCATGATGTATTTATTATACTATGAGATTTAGAACGAATACATAAGTCCACATTGCTTGACAGCCTGACGGTTGCGGATGTTACAGCGTTTTGGGAACACCTATTGCGATTCCAGGACTGATTCCAGATCTCTTGGCTAAAGGAGAGAGCATGGCAGCACAATGGCAACGAGAATTGGTTCTAATAAGAGCACCAACTTTGGAACAGAAAACGGGTAGAACCTTACCCCGCGGGTTCTTTGTGGCAGGCAAACACGGGGTTAGGCTAGCCGCGGCTTGACCAATAGTCATGCGACCACATTCACCAGCCGCCTCAGTGGAAGCGAGTGTGATCAGAAGACTCATCAAATCCACTGCAACAAACCTACAACACTTCATgcttcttttattcttcttgttttgtttagtgaTGATTCTTATATAGTAAGATGTGTTCAGTAGGGTGGTTGTGTTTTCTTGACGTGTACCGTTAAACTGGACCTTTTCCCATTCTGTAATCATTTGGTTTTATGCTTACATTGATTTAGATTTCTTgcgtctttgtttttgtttctctccttACTTTTCTTTCAACAACTTTGTGCACTCTCTAAGTGTGTTTTCATTTCACTGCCTATCACCTACTTCGTATTCATTGCTTCAAATTTGACACTCTTAACTTACTAATTTAGACAACGCTATAAGGATTTTATATTGGATCTAACAACGGAAAATTAATGTAGTTGAACAGATGGAAAATAAACCGAGTAGGCtacaacaatatataatttcttcaaaTAAGACAACACTAACAAGAGTTTGGGTTGTGTTCTCACTGACAACCGCTCAATCTTGCCCAATCCACATACTGCATTCCAGCGTATATGTTATTGGCCAACCGTACACCAACGGTGAAGGCCACAGCTGCCGGAGGCACTTTCTTGGCGAAAGGAGATTTTTCTACCACTCTCTCTAGACCATTGATGATTTGATAACGAGTATTCGAAGAAACACTCAAGAATACACCTGCAATCAATTCACCAATTGTTGTGGAGATTAATGATTTAGCAAAGTGAAAGTGATTTAAGGTAGAAAAAGctataatgttatatatatacccCAGAGAGCTGCAGTCTTGATTAGTGGTGGTACAGGGATGCTCTCTTCTGATTTATTCATGTTTCTGAGAGAAGATAAATGACAACAAAAATGTAAGctaaatccaaaaatttaatttaagttaCCCTTTTGATTCGGTGTGTACCGTTTTGCAGTCATTATTAGATTTGTGATGCCTTGTCCTACAATGCCACATCCAAACCCAACTGCACCATACATGATACCCTGAAAAAAATGTGAACAAATATTGATCAGCAGCAACAGCAAAAGAAATCATGGAGCAATTGTGTAGACAGAGATTGTGAAGTTTAAGTACCTTGTAGAAGTATGTAGCAAGCCTCTGTTGAGCTGAAAACCTACATCCTGGTCTTTCAGCTTCAAACACGCTGCATAAGTTCAACTTCTCAAAGTTTAGTAACCGATCAGTTACAAGATGAAAGATGTAAGTAGTATATGAAAGATTGAGGGATGTACACCTGCTAGGAAGCGCATTACAAGCAAAAGCCATGCGTCCTAAGAAGCCAGATGATGCAGATGGTTGTCCAAAACGGACATAAGGCGCCAACATACCAACCAGAGCAATATCGACCGCAGTTGCAACCAATAGATGAGAAACATACAACTCAAACTCTGCCCAGAAATCCTTCCCTCTCTTTTGAACTTCAGCAATAGTGGCACAACAAGAATCAATGACTATCTGAAATAGGCATATCAAAATGCTTATTATGTTTTCAATGCAAGCATGGTAAATATGGCAGGAGTGCATGCCTTACCTCAGCTCCTATCTTAAATAGGAAAGATGGATCAGCCAACATTCTGTTACGAAACATAGACCATGATCTTATAGCAAACCCAAGCAGCCCAGCTGAGCTCTAAAAGCAAACAAATCCAAACTCAGAACTCTTCTCCATAACCAGAAGAAATAAGAGTAGTGAAACATGTACCTGCAAATCCAAGTACCTAAAGAGCAGCACTTTGCGGATTCCATAGTTCTTAGCAGCTTCTAACATATCAGATGGAAGAGTAGCTCCTTGAGCTTCAGTCTCCTTCATGACATCTTCAAATTTCAAAAGAGGTCCAAACTCTTTTTCTTCGTAGTCTTCGCCAccaccttcttctcctcctcctccattacCACCATCATTACCATTAAAGCCATCACCAAcattaccatcatcatcatctaaatTCTCAGGCTGATCATCAGTTCCCAAGTTTCTAACATTTTCTTTCCCTAAGTTGCTATCACTACCTTCTAGTATTGTTTGTTTAGTAGAAGCCGCAACACTATCACCAGATAGCGGCTCAACAGGGGACTGAGACATATTAACCATCAAAAGAGTCGACCTTTGCCTATCTCTAATCCGCAAAACAGGCACTTTCATTGCCTTCACCGAATCTCTAAGTACAAAGTCTCGATTACAAATCCCTAACGTAGAGATCTTGTTTGAGAATTGACAATTCATTCCACATCctgccatttttttcttttttgttttctagtttctgTTACAagtgaatgaagaagaagaaagctttggAAACAGAGTTATCTTTTCAAGAAATTGGTCatatagacaaaaacaaaatacataacatTATTTGTGTTTCacttcgacaaaaaaaaattaaataattaaaaagactaTATAATAGTTTCTGTTACcctctttgttttttgaaaaaacgtTAAACTGTCGTTTTcgttaaagttttattttttttatttttgggcttcaaaagaagaatatactatataatagtttatatttCCAATAGTCCCTTTCCACTTCCAGTATGATATTTTGGAACTAGATTTATTTACTTTACTctccttattaaaaaaaaagcttatagTACTAAAGTTTAATTTAATCTAtggtattattattactaaGTAACAACATATAGTATGTAGGAGTATTAGTTTTGCATAAAATGTGTCAAATAGTATTAGAAAGCTTATGAGAGGAGAAGTGGACTGCTAAATCAGAAGCAAAACATGCACAATTTCACCATTATTAAAACAGAGATCCATCTCATAGTACATAATATAAATATGCATTATTAGTTCTCATATATAGTGCAATAGAaagttaaaaagatttttaaaaggatttCTATAGTTCACATTTCTCCTCTACAAAGGTAAgtgaaaacatttatttaattaaaatcttcAGAACTCCTCTTCATTTTGATCCAAACAGCTAGCTGTTTATTCCTTCATAATACGGGGAAGCCATAGGGATTTATGGAACAATGTAACCTGCAAAAAGAATCATAAGGCATAAAACAAGTGAGAGTGAAGTTCATGAATGTATTTATTATACTATGAGATTTGTTAGAATAATCGAATCCATACGTCCACATCGCTTGCCAGCCTGACGGTTGCGGATGTTACAGCGTTTGGGAACACCTATTGCGATTCCAGGATTGATTCCAGCTCTCTTGGCTAAAGGAGAGAGCATGACAGCACAAAGGCAACGAGGATTGGTTCTAATAAGAGCACCAACTTTGGCACAGCAAACCGGTGGAACCTTACTCCTCGGGTTCTGTGTAGCAGGCAAACACGGGCTTAAGCTAGCTGCGGCTTGACCAATTGGCATGCGACCACACTCACCAGCCGCCTCAGTGTAATTCAATGTGATCAGAAGACTCATCAAAGCCACTGCAACAAACCTACAACACTTcatgcttcttcttttattcttcttcttcttgttttgttgagTGTCTTAGTTAGTGCTTTGATGATTCTTATATAGTAAGATGTATTTAGTGGGGTGGTTGTGTTTTCGTGACGTGTACCGTTAAATTGGATCTTTTCCCATTCAGTAATCATTTGGTTTTATGTTTACTTTGATTTAGATTTCACCATCTGTTAAGTGTTTAGTCGTATGATTTCTTacgtgtttgtttttgtttctcttttaacttttctttcatAAAACAAGGTTTCAACAACTCTTTGCACTCACTTGATGAACATTTCACAGCCCATCATTACCTACTTCGTTAACATTGCTTCAATTTTGACACTAATTACTGATTAGACTATAAAGATTTCGAgctaaaatttttgtattattggaTCTAACAACGGAAAATGTAGTTGAACAGATCGAAAATAAACCGAGTAGGCTACAACA
This genomic window contains:
- the LOC104785702 gene encoding protein MIZU-KUSSEI 1-like; translated protein: MTKIDSLRRFLLPCITPQTNPTTVSFPGGATTSIGASKKRLSTSLRDDIDVQDSASSSASSSEAVVTSAASDDYYNLSAVTVPQRPSKTMVIGTIFGRRKGHVWFCVQHDRLSVKPILLLELSIATSQLVQEMGSGLVRVALECPTRPELKSCLLRSVPVWTMFCNGRKLGFAVRRSANEETRMMLKRLESMTVGAGVLPSGSGSGDSDADEVMYMRANYEHVVGSSDSESFHLINPDANSAQELSIFLLRTSS
- the LOC109133045 gene encoding uncharacterized protein LOC109133045, with the protein product MKCCRFVAVDLMSLLITLASTEAAGECGRMTIGQAAASLTPCLPATKNPRGKVLPVFCSKVGALIRTNSRCHCAAMLSPLAKRSGISPGIAIGVPKTL
- the LOC104785705 gene encoding protein RETICULATA, chloroplastic-like, translated to MAGCGMNCQFSNKISTLGICNRDFVLRDSVKAMKVPVLRIRDRQRSTLLMVNMSQSPVEPLSGDSVAASTKQTILEGSDSNLGKENVRNLGTDDQPENLDDDDGNVGDGFNGNDGGNGGGGEEGGGEDYEEKEFGPLLKFEDVMKETEAQGATLPSDMLEAAKNYGIRKVLLFRYLDLQSSAGLLGFAIRSWSMFRNRMLADPSFLFKIGAEIVIDSCCATIAEVQKRGKDFWAEFELYVSHLLVATAVDIALVGMLAPYVRFGQPSASSGFLGRMAFACNALPSSVFEAERPGCRFSAQQRLATYFYKGIMYGAVGFGCGIVGQGITNLIMTAKRNMNKSEESIPVPPLIKTAALWGVFLSVSSNTRYQIINGLERVVEKSPFAKKVPPAAVAFTVGVRLANNIYAGMQYVDWARLSGCQ
- the LOC104785704 gene encoding lipid transfer-like protein VAS codes for the protein MKCCRFVAVALMSLLITLNYTEAAGECGRMPIGQAAASLSPCLPATQNPRSKVPPVCCAKVGALIRTNPRCLCAVMLSPLAKRAGINPGIAIGVPKRCNIRNRQAGKRCGRYIVP